In Fundidesulfovibrio magnetotacticus, the following are encoded in one genomic region:
- a CDS encoding Na(+)/H(+) antiporter subunit D yields MTDLWIHPSLILLVGAVILPMLPKALRKPFLVAVPVLAFADVLSMQGNFGVHGVTRFLDWTLTFGRVDALSMVFAYIMTLMCVIGTIYGLHVEEPAQHSAAWTYVAGSLGVIFCGDYLVLFLFWEIMAFSSVFLVWFRGRKESLASGYRYLLVHTAGGLLLLAGLVLRYQATGGDISFGPIGVASPQLYTWLILAGFILNAAVPPLHAWLPDAYGEATVTGSVFMCAFTTKTAVYALARGFAGMEILVPLGVCMALYGVVYAVLENDSRRLLAYHIISQVGYMVAGVGIGTELAINGACAHAFAHILYKGLLFMGCGAVLHMTGKSKFTELGGLYKRMPRTFVYTLIGGLSISAFPLFSGFVSKAMIVAAGFEVHNYWAAFLLTLASAGTFLHTGLKVPYFIWFGKNNCSEETWKRASDPPMNMQVGMILASILCIFIGCYTPYLYKMLPFPQVAQAYEPYTAYHLSETLQILLFTALGFFLLLKKLTPEPKISLDLDWFYRMGGRAFYWFARKPVQTADDAVSEAWDRQGVVPLMKTARYWSWFDWHAIDGVVDGIARTVREYGEALRTFQSGRLQLNIIAMLALVALALALLAAA; encoded by the coding sequence ATGACTGATCTCTGGATCCACCCCTCGCTGATCCTCCTGGTCGGGGCCGTCATCCTGCCGATGCTCCCCAAGGCGCTGCGCAAGCCCTTCCTGGTGGCCGTGCCCGTGCTGGCCTTCGCCGACGTGCTCTCCATGCAGGGCAACTTCGGGGTGCACGGCGTGACGCGTTTTCTGGACTGGACGCTCACCTTCGGCCGCGTGGACGCCCTCTCCATGGTCTTCGCCTACATCATGACGCTCATGTGCGTGATCGGCACCATCTACGGCCTGCACGTGGAGGAGCCCGCCCAGCACTCGGCGGCCTGGACCTACGTGGCGGGGTCCCTGGGCGTGATCTTCTGCGGCGACTACCTGGTGCTTTTCCTCTTCTGGGAGATCATGGCCTTCTCCTCGGTGTTCCTGGTGTGGTTCCGGGGGCGCAAGGAGAGCCTGGCCTCGGGCTACCGCTACCTGCTGGTGCACACGGCGGGCGGGCTGCTCCTCCTGGCGGGGCTGGTGCTGCGCTACCAGGCCACCGGCGGCGACATCTCCTTCGGCCCCATCGGGGTTGCCTCGCCCCAGCTCTACACCTGGCTGATCCTGGCTGGCTTCATCCTCAACGCCGCCGTGCCGCCCCTGCACGCCTGGCTGCCGGACGCCTACGGCGAGGCCACCGTGACCGGCTCGGTGTTCATGTGCGCCTTCACCACCAAGACGGCGGTCTACGCCCTGGCCAGGGGCTTCGCGGGCATGGAGATCCTGGTGCCCCTGGGCGTGTGCATGGCCCTCTACGGCGTGGTCTACGCGGTGCTGGAGAACGATTCGAGACGCCTTCTGGCCTACCACATCATCAGCCAGGTGGGGTACATGGTGGCGGGCGTGGGCATCGGCACGGAACTGGCCATCAACGGGGCCTGCGCGCACGCCTTCGCGCACATCCTCTACAAGGGCCTGCTCTTCATGGGCTGCGGGGCCGTGCTGCACATGACCGGCAAGAGCAAGTTCACCGAACTGGGCGGGCTCTACAAGCGGATGCCGCGCACGTTCGTGTACACGCTCATCGGGGGCCTCTCCATCTCGGCCTTCCCACTCTTCAGCGGCTTCGTCTCCAAGGCCATGATCGTGGCCGCGGGGTTCGAGGTGCACAACTACTGGGCGGCCTTCCTGCTCACCCTGGCCTCGGCGGGCACGTTCCTGCACACGGGCCTGAAGGTTCCGTACTTCATCTGGTTCGGCAAGAACAACTGCTCCGAAGAGACCTGGAAGCGCGCCAGCGACCCGCCCATGAACATGCAGGTGGGCATGATCCTGGCCTCCATCCTGTGCATCTTCATCGGCTGCTACACGCCCTACCTCTACAAGATGCTGCCCTTCCCCCAGGTGGCCCAGGCCTACGAGCCCTACACGGCCTACCACCTCTCGGAGACGCTGCAGATCCTGCTGTTCACGGCCCTGGGCTTCTTCCTGCTGCTCAAGAAGCTCACCCCCGAACCCAAGATCAGCCTGGACCTGGACTGGTTCTACCGCATGGGCGGACGCGCCTTCTACTGGTTCGCCCGCAAGCCCGTGCAGACCGCAGACGACGCCGTGAGCGAGGCCTGGGACCGCCAGGGCGTCGTGCCGCTCATGAAGACGGCGCGCTACTGGTCCTGGTTCGACTGGCACGCCATCGACGGCGTGGTGGACGGCATCGCCCGCACCGTGCGGGAATACGGCGAGGCCCTGCGCACGTTCCAGAGCGGCAGGCTCCAGCTGAACATCATCGCCATGCTGGCCCTGGTGGCCCTGGCGCTGGCGCTCCTGGCCGCGGCCTGA
- a CDS encoding NADH-quinone oxidoreductase subunit M, translated as MDFLSMNAQGFPLLSILVFLPLAGALVTPLLPGDNLARWWALFVTLAVAALSLPLFSGFDATSALYQFGEHRPWIESFNIHYTLGVDGISLLLVMMTTLIMPLCVLGSWRYIEKRVPEFMICLLVMETSMLGVFLALDLVLFYVFWEAMLIPMYLLIAVWGGPRKTYASMKFFLYTLAGSVLLLVAIVALYVSQGTFSIPALMGQQYSLGFQVMVFLAFFLAFAIKVPMFPFHTWLPAAHVEAPTAGSVILASVLLKMGTYGFVRFCLPITPDAVVELLPYLQWLSVAGILYGGFTALAQQDMKKLIAYSSVGHMGFVTLGIFALNERGLEGAMLQMINHGVTTGALFLCVGMLYERTHTRDLNASAGLGRFMPIYVTYLAFFSLSSLAFPGTNSFVGEFLILAGAFFNNAWAAVAAVPGAILAAAYMLRLLQRVIWGGTDNPDQSKLSDLGWRETLTLAPLLAFVFWIGLAPEPFLRVMRPSIGHLLAQTGYQAPNALALADLFTR; from the coding sequence ATGGACTTTCTGAGCATGAACGCGCAGGGCTTCCCCCTGCTTTCGATCCTCGTCTTCCTGCCCCTGGCCGGGGCCCTGGTGACGCCGCTTCTGCCCGGCGACAACCTGGCCAGGTGGTGGGCGCTTTTCGTCACCCTGGCGGTGGCGGCCCTCTCGCTGCCCCTGTTCTCCGGGTTCGACGCCACGAGCGCCCTCTACCAGTTCGGCGAGCACAGGCCGTGGATCGAATCCTTCAACATCCATTACACCCTGGGCGTGGACGGCATCTCCCTGCTCCTGGTGATGATGACCACCCTGATCATGCCCCTGTGCGTGCTGGGCTCCTGGCGCTACATCGAGAAGCGCGTGCCCGAGTTCATGATCTGCCTGCTGGTGATGGAAACCTCCATGCTGGGCGTGTTCCTGGCCCTGGACCTGGTGCTCTTCTACGTGTTCTGGGAGGCCATGCTCATCCCCATGTACCTGCTCATCGCCGTGTGGGGCGGCCCGCGCAAGACCTACGCCTCCATGAAGTTCTTCCTCTACACCCTGGCGGGTTCGGTGCTCCTGCTGGTGGCCATCGTGGCCCTCTACGTGAGCCAGGGCACCTTCTCCATCCCCGCGCTCATGGGCCAGCAGTACTCCCTGGGCTTCCAGGTGATGGTCTTCCTGGCCTTCTTCCTGGCCTTCGCCATCAAGGTGCCCATGTTCCCCTTCCACACGTGGCTCCCGGCCGCCCACGTGGAAGCGCCCACGGCGGGTTCGGTGATCCTGGCATCGGTGCTGCTCAAGATGGGCACCTACGGCTTCGTGCGGTTCTGCCTGCCCATCACCCCCGACGCCGTTGTGGAACTGCTGCCCTACCTCCAGTGGCTCTCGGTGGCGGGCATCCTCTACGGCGGGTTCACGGCCCTGGCCCAGCAGGACATGAAGAAGCTCATCGCCTACTCCAGCGTGGGCCACATGGGCTTCGTCACCCTGGGCATCTTCGCCCTCAACGAGCGCGGCCTGGAAGGGGCCATGCTCCAGATGATCAACCACGGCGTCACCACCGGCGCGCTCTTCCTCTGCGTGGGCATGCTCTACGAGCGCACCCACACCCGCGACCTCAACGCTTCCGCGGGCCTGGGGCGCTTCATGCCCATCTACGTCACGTACCTGGCCTTCTTCTCGCTCTCCTCGCTGGCCTTCCCGGGCACAAACAGCTTCGTGGGCGAATTCCTCATCCTGGCCGGGGCCTTCTTCAACAACGCATGGGCCGCCGTGGCCGCCGTGCCCGGGGCCATCCTGGCCGCCGCCTACATGCTGCGCCTGCTCCAGCGCGTGATCTGGGGCGGCACGGACAACCCCGACCAGTCCAAGCTCTCCGATCTGGGATGGCGGGAGACCCTTACCCTGGCCCCGCTCCTGGCCTTCGTCTTCTGGATCGGGCTCGCACCCGAACCCTTCCTGCGCGTGATGCGCCCGAGCATCGGCCACCTGCTGGCCCAGACCGGCTACCAGGCCCCCAACGCCCTGGCCCTGGCCGACCTCTTCACCCGCTGA
- a CDS encoding NADH-quinone oxidoreductase subunit N produces MNAQLFFPELVLCAGCLAAFVLTLTGPSARVPRLCALVVAALFAAACFWSLPLEGSLFAGAYRVDLFSQMVKCAMASGFVLILLFGADLKGVPGEVRPEYYLFLLTSLLGLTLLVSSVELLTLFIALELSSYSLYLLVPLRRGEGLRAQMEASVKYILFGVAASGIMLFGMSYVFGLTGTTYLDQAVPAMRALAGTPIGAAALLALLAGLLFKLAVFPFHFWAPDVYQGASNDTAAFVASLPKVAAVAVLLRLAAMAAPPEGLAAGHVQAALTGLSVASMFYGNLTALAQKDVKRMLGFSGIAHAGYLLLGVVALDAWGFASALYYATAYVFMMLAAFLGLCAVSPDGGNLTVDDLSGLHKRSPILAFVLAASMFALAGIPPFAGFMGKFMLLATAYKAGHGVLVAMAAVNTALAIWYYLQVVRRIYTVAPAEGAGPIAVDSGTRLAGICLVVLMIALGLAPETLVRLAASAVRMAM; encoded by the coding sequence ATGAACGCACAGCTCTTCTTCCCGGAACTCGTCCTCTGCGCAGGCTGCCTGGCCGCCTTCGTCCTCACGCTGACAGGGCCGTCCGCCAGGGTCCCCAGGCTCTGCGCCCTGGTGGTTGCGGCCCTCTTCGCGGCCGCGTGCTTCTGGTCATTGCCCCTGGAGGGGAGCCTCTTCGCCGGGGCCTACCGCGTGGACCTCTTCTCCCAGATGGTGAAGTGCGCCATGGCCTCGGGCTTCGTGCTCATCCTGCTGTTCGGCGCGGACCTCAAGGGCGTGCCCGGCGAGGTGCGACCGGAGTACTACCTCTTCCTGCTCACGAGCCTTCTGGGGCTCACGCTGCTGGTCAGCTCGGTGGAGCTGCTCACGCTCTTCATCGCCCTGGAGCTGTCGTCGTACTCGCTCTACCTTCTCGTGCCCCTGCGCCGGGGCGAGGGGCTGCGCGCCCAGATGGAAGCCTCGGTCAAGTACATCCTCTTCGGCGTGGCGGCCTCGGGGATCATGCTCTTCGGCATGAGCTACGTCTTCGGCCTCACGGGGACCACCTACCTGGATCAGGCCGTGCCGGCCATGCGCGCCCTGGCGGGCACGCCCATCGGCGCGGCGGCCCTGCTGGCCCTGCTGGCGGGACTGCTCTTCAAGCTGGCGGTGTTCCCCTTCCACTTCTGGGCCCCGGACGTGTACCAGGGCGCCTCCAACGACACGGCGGCCTTCGTGGCCTCGCTGCCCAAGGTGGCGGCCGTGGCCGTGCTCCTGCGCCTGGCCGCCATGGCCGCGCCTCCCGAGGGCCTCGCTGCTGGCCACGTGCAGGCGGCGCTCACGGGGCTCTCGGTGGCCTCCATGTTCTACGGCAACCTCACGGCCCTGGCCCAGAAGGACGTGAAGCGCATGCTGGGCTTCTCGGGCATCGCCCACGCGGGCTACCTGCTCTTGGGCGTGGTGGCCCTGGACGCCTGGGGCTTCGCCTCGGCGCTCTACTACGCCACGGCCTACGTGTTCATGATGCTGGCGGCCTTCCTGGGCCTGTGCGCCGTCTCCCCGGACGGGGGCAACCTCACCGTGGACGACCTCTCGGGCCTGCACAAGCGCTCGCCCATCCTGGCCTTCGTGCTCGCGGCCAGCATGTTCGCCCTGGCGGGCATCCCGCCCTTCGCGGGCTTCATGGGCAAGTTCATGCTGCTGGCCACGGCCTACAAGGCAGGGCACGGCGTGCTGGTGGCCATGGCCGCCGTGAACACGGCCCTGGCCATCTGGTACTACCTCCAGGTGGTGCGCCGCATCTACACCGTGGCTCCGGCCGAAGGCGCCGGACCCATCGCCGTGGACTCGGGCACGCGTCTGGCCGGAATCTGCCTGGTGGTGCTGATGATCGCCCTGGGCCTGGCACCCGAGACCCTGGTGCGCCTGGCCGCCTCGGCCGTGCGCATGGCCATGTAG
- the modA gene encoding molybdate ABC transporter substrate-binding protein encodes MMFHRTALKALLALALTLSLPLAALAGEITVSAAASLTNAFQELKPLFEKASPGATVAFNFAASGPLLKQIEAGAPVDVFASADQKTMDQAAAKNLLAQGTRKDFAANTLVMIAPATPKPEFKTPKDLTAKAVERIAIGSPESVPAGNYTRQSLTADKLFEALQPKFVLGESVRQVLDYVSRGEVQAGFVYKTDALIAGDKVAIVAEMKNHDPVTYPVAVIAASAKKDEAGKFIAFLLSPEAQAVLAKYGFREP; translated from the coding sequence ATGATGTTTCACCGCACCGCCCTCAAGGCCCTGCTGGCCCTGGCCCTGACCCTCTCCCTGCCCCTGGCCGCCCTGGCCGGGGAGATCACCGTGTCGGCCGCCGCGAGCCTGACCAACGCCTTCCAGGAACTGAAGCCCCTCTTCGAGAAGGCTTCTCCCGGGGCCACCGTGGCCTTCAACTTCGCGGCCTCCGGGCCGCTGCTCAAGCAGATCGAGGCCGGAGCCCCCGTGGACGTGTTCGCCTCGGCCGACCAGAAGACCATGGACCAGGCCGCCGCCAAGAACCTGCTCGCCCAGGGAACCCGCAAAGACTTCGCGGCCAACACCCTGGTGATGATCGCCCCGGCCACGCCCAAGCCCGAATTCAAGACCCCCAAGGACCTCACCGCCAAGGCCGTGGAGCGCATCGCCATCGGCAGCCCCGAGTCCGTGCCCGCGGGCAACTACACCCGCCAGTCGCTAACCGCCGACAAGCTCTTCGAGGCCCTGCAGCCCAAATTCGTGCTGGGCGAGAGCGTGCGCCAGGTGCTGGATTACGTGAGCCGGGGCGAGGTGCAGGCGGGCTTCGTCTACAAGACCGACGCCCTCATCGCAGGGGACAAGGTGGCCATCGTGGCCGAGATGAAGAACCACGATCCAGTGACCTACCCTGTGGCCGTGATCGCCGCCTCGGCCAAGAAGGACGAGGCCGGGAAGTTCATCGCCTTCCTGCTCTCCCCCGAGGCCCAGGCCGTGCTGGCCAAGTACGGCTTCAGGGAACCCTAG
- a CDS encoding DUF190 domain-containing protein, translating to MHQQVAARVLRVYLSESAKSGSGPLYERLVKEANARGMAGATVLRGAMGFGAGSLVHSARVLRLAEDLPVVVEIVDTPARMEAFLPVVDELVEEGLVLLEDARAVFHMPLRVRDVMSSDVACVPPDTPVSRVMELLLERGVKAVPVVEEGRVAGIVTGGDLLARAGMALRLDVRACLPADQPGVCGLEDSSLTAREVMSAPAEVLDVRASVKEAVARMAAKGLKRLPVVDAGGRLAGIVSRADVLAAVGRASAVSTALPALPPGVAATAAEAMVRDVPTASPETPLAQGLELMLSTPLRRVVVLDHDRRVLGMLLDREMVERFARAGHPGLLARLAEALSGRSAPARDALEGTVGQAMTREVFTVAPDAPLDEVVRLLVERGVKRLVVAGRDGEFLGMVDRDQVLRRLACSGGAAPVAGPSGLSSER from the coding sequence ATGCATCAGCAGGTGGCGGCGCGCGTCCTGCGCGTCTATCTGAGCGAGTCGGCCAAGAGCGGTTCCGGGCCTCTCTACGAGCGCCTTGTCAAGGAGGCCAACGCCCGGGGCATGGCCGGTGCCACGGTGCTGCGCGGGGCCATGGGCTTCGGCGCGGGAAGCCTGGTTCACTCGGCGCGCGTCCTGCGCCTGGCCGAGGACCTGCCCGTGGTGGTGGAGATCGTGGACACCCCGGCGCGCATGGAGGCCTTCCTGCCCGTGGTGGACGAGCTGGTGGAGGAGGGCCTGGTGCTCCTGGAGGACGCCCGGGCCGTGTTCCACATGCCCCTGCGCGTGCGCGACGTGATGAGCTCAGACGTGGCCTGCGTGCCCCCGGACACCCCGGTTTCGCGGGTGATGGAACTGCTGCTGGAGCGCGGGGTCAAGGCCGTGCCGGTGGTGGAGGAGGGGCGCGTGGCGGGCATCGTCACGGGCGGAGACCTGCTGGCCCGGGCGGGCATGGCCTTGCGCCTGGACGTACGCGCCTGCCTGCCCGCCGATCAACCCGGCGTTTGCGGCCTGGAGGATTCCTCCCTGACGGCCCGAGAGGTGATGAGCGCCCCGGCCGAGGTGCTGGACGTGCGCGCCTCGGTGAAGGAAGCCGTGGCGCGCATGGCGGCCAAGGGGCTCAAGCGTCTGCCGGTGGTGGACGCCGGGGGCAGGCTCGCGGGCATCGTGAGCCGGGCCGACGTGCTGGCCGCCGTGGGCCGGGCCAGCGCCGTGAGCACGGCCCTGCCCGCCCTGCCGCCGGGCGTGGCGGCCACGGCGGCCGAGGCCATGGTGCGCGATGTCCCCACGGCCTCGCCGGAGACCCCCCTGGCCCAGGGACTGGAGCTCATGCTCTCCACGCCCCTGCGCCGCGTGGTGGTGCTGGACCACGACCGCCGCGTGCTGGGGATGCTCCTGGACCGCGAGATGGTGGAGCGCTTCGCCCGGGCCGGTCATCCCGGGCTGCTGGCGCGGCTGGCTGAAGCCCTTTCGGGCCGAAGCGCGCCCGCGCGCGACGCCCTGGAGGGCACGGTGGGCCAGGCCATGACACGCGAGGTGTTCACCGTGGCCCCGGACGCCCCCCTGGACGAGGTGGTGCGCCTGCTGGTGGAGCGCGGCGTGAAACGCCTGGTGGTGGCCGGTCGCGACGGCGAGTTCCTGGGCATGGTGGACCGCGACCAGGTGCTCAGGCGTCTGGCCTGTTCAGGCGGCGCGGCCCCCGTGGCCGGTCCGTCCGGGCTCTCCTCGGAGCGCTGA
- the crcB gene encoding fluoride efflux transporter CrcB, which translates to MLTKIALLSIAGALGTLARYWLSGAVYAVAGRDFPWGTWAVNLLGCLLFGLVWTLAEERGVFSGQARVMILTGFMGAFTTFSTLVFESAQLARDGQWLAMGLNLAGQNLLGFAAFALGVAAARILLPGAL; encoded by the coding sequence ATGCTCACCAAGATCGCCCTGCTCAGCATCGCCGGAGCCCTGGGCACCCTGGCCCGCTACTGGCTTTCGGGGGCCGTCTATGCCGTGGCCGGTCGGGATTTCCCCTGGGGCACGTGGGCTGTGAACCTGCTGGGGTGCCTGCTCTTCGGCCTGGTGTGGACCCTGGCCGAGGAGCGGGGCGTCTTTTCTGGCCAGGCCCGGGTGATGATCCTCACGGGCTTCATGGGGGCCTTCACCACCTTCTCCACCCTGGTGTTCGAGAGCGCGCAGCTGGCGCGCGACGGCCAGTGGCTGGCCATGGGCCTGAACCTTGCCGGGCAGAATCTTTTGGGCTTCGCGGCCTTCGCCCTGGGCGTGGCGGCGGCGAGAATCCTTCTTCCGGGAGCGCTGTGA
- a CDS encoding transporter substrate-binding domain-containing protein yields MTLARFAVPAFAILTVLLLAAPPCPAADAPGAARKLSETLAGARKTGVLRCGVGDSIPGFATQAPDGSWRGLDADFCRAVAAAALGDPAKVRYLPLVSRARFTALMAREVDLLARNTSWTLGREAAFQAEFVGPLVYTGQAFMLSARDAHAGLKALDGAKVAVVRGSTHSGNLDDVTERTGVRFEPVFYESPSQACQALFSGECRGFTGDAVVLAGERVDAPGGPEAWAILPEIHSKEILCAVTRQDDGQWTLILRAVHAALVTGEELGLTQANAAQSQAWSVPQRLFMEDAEALGRQLGLEPGWAVRVLTAVGNYGEVFERNLGQGSPLKLARKYNRLWKDGGLLWAPPF; encoded by the coding sequence ATGACGCTCGCGCGCTTCGCGGTTCCGGCGTTCGCGATCCTGACGGTCCTGCTCCTGGCGGCGCCGCCCTGCCCGGCGGCCGACGCCCCCGGCGCGGCGCGCAAGCTCTCCGAGACCCTCGCGGGGGCGCGCAAGACGGGCGTGCTGCGCTGCGGCGTGGGCGACTCCATCCCCGGCTTCGCCACCCAGGCCCCGGACGGCTCCTGGCGCGGCCTGGACGCCGACTTCTGCCGCGCCGTGGCCGCCGCTGCCCTGGGCGACCCGGCCAAGGTCCGCTACCTGCCCCTGGTCTCCCGGGCGCGCTTCACGGCCCTCATGGCCCGGGAGGTGGACCTGCTCGCGCGCAACACTTCCTGGACCCTGGGGCGCGAGGCGGCCTTCCAGGCGGAATTCGTGGGGCCGCTCGTCTACACTGGCCAGGCCTTCATGCTCTCCGCCCGGGATGCGCACGCCGGGCTCAAGGCCCTGGACGGCGCGAAAGTGGCCGTGGTGCGCGGCTCCACCCACTCGGGAAACCTGGACGACGTGACCGAACGCACCGGCGTGCGCTTCGAGCCCGTGTTCTACGAAAGCCCCAGCCAGGCCTGCCAGGCGCTCTTCTCCGGCGAGTGCCGCGGCTTCACGGGCGACGCCGTCGTGCTGGCGGGAGAGCGCGTCGACGCGCCCGGCGGCCCCGAAGCCTGGGCCATCCTGCCCGAGATCCATTCCAAGGAGATCCTCTGCGCCGTCACCCGCCAGGACGACGGCCAGTGGACGCTGATCCTGCGCGCCGTGCACGCCGCGCTCGTCACGGGCGAGGAGCTGGGGCTCACCCAGGCCAACGCCGCCCAATCCCAAGCGTGGAGCGTTCCCCAGCGCCTCTTCATGGAAGACGCCGAGGCCCTTGGCAGGCAGCTGGGGCTCGAGCCCGGCTGGGCCGTGCGCGTGCTCACGGCCGTGGGCAACTACGGCGAGGTGTTCGAGCGCAACCTGGGCCAGGGCAGCCCTCTCAAGCTGGCCCGAAAGTACAACCGGCTCTGGAAGGACGGCGGCCTGCTCTGGGCCCCGCCGTTCTAG
- a CDS encoding SLC13 family permease: protein MSELQTLLICAVFGAVILAIAFNLLDMALAALLGLCLLTLAGAVDHKDVMNTVGASDGSLSLLFGGMVVARVLAPTGVFENLGVRFLVMTRGSGRRFLLLLAALVSLVCAILPNATTVILLAPVIIRVCEALELDFVGPLILTAILSNAAGLLTLVGDPATFLAGQAMGLSFLDYLHRVSLGGVLAIAVLVPLMPALFPTVWKARRTLPAGLTPKPIENKGFCAFALASLGVMVGLFLAGEFLPNPVIPPAAAIVGASLALLAIHASRVESVDAVFPDIDWKTLLFIFCMMCYVQVFTKTGVLSGLSRTMHAGFSDNVLLAGFALLGAVGLISAFLANIPVVAAAVLTVKGYLVLLNMVPEEALGLGFADWPDASLPVFVAMMFGGTLGGNATIIGASSNLVCAGVCAARGRPVSFAGFMRYGVPVTLCQLAASAAYIWALSKLV, encoded by the coding sequence ATGTCCGAATTGCAGACCCTCCTCATCTGCGCCGTGTTCGGCGCGGTGATCCTGGCCATCGCCTTCAACCTCCTGGACATGGCCCTGGCGGCGCTCCTGGGGCTGTGCCTGCTCACGCTGGCCGGAGCCGTGGACCACAAGGACGTGATGAACACCGTCGGGGCCTCCGACGGCTCCCTCTCGCTGCTCTTCGGGGGCATGGTGGTGGCCCGGGTGCTCGCGCCCACGGGCGTGTTCGAGAACCTGGGCGTGCGCTTCCTGGTGATGACCCGGGGCAGCGGCAGGCGTTTCCTGCTGCTGCTTGCGGCGCTGGTGAGCCTGGTCTGCGCCATCCTGCCCAACGCCACCACGGTGATCCTCCTGGCCCCGGTGATCATCCGCGTCTGCGAGGCCCTGGAGCTGGACTTCGTGGGGCCGCTCATCCTCACGGCCATCCTCTCCAACGCGGCGGGTCTGCTCACCCTGGTGGGAGACCCGGCCACCTTCCTGGCAGGCCAGGCCATGGGCCTGAGCTTCCTGGACTATCTGCACCGCGTGAGCCTTGGCGGCGTGCTGGCCATCGCGGTGCTCGTTCCGCTCATGCCGGCGCTCTTCCCGACAGTGTGGAAGGCCAGGCGCACGCTCCCGGCGGGTCTGACCCCCAAGCCCATCGAAAACAAAGGCTTCTGCGCCTTCGCCTTGGCGTCCCTGGGCGTCATGGTGGGGCTCTTCCTGGCGGGGGAGTTCCTGCCCAACCCAGTGATCCCCCCGGCGGCGGCCATCGTGGGCGCGTCCCTGGCGCTCCTGGCCATCCACGCCTCGCGGGTGGAAAGCGTGGACGCCGTGTTCCCGGACATCGACTGGAAGACGCTCCTCTTCATCTTCTGCATGATGTGCTACGTGCAGGTGTTCACCAAGACCGGCGTGCTGAGCGGACTCTCCCGGACCATGCACGCGGGTTTCTCCGACAACGTGCTCCTGGCCGGATTCGCCCTGCTGGGGGCCGTGGGCCTGATCTCGGCGTTTCTGGCCAACATCCCGGTGGTGGCGGCGGCCGTGCTCACGGTGAAGGGCTATCTGGTGCTTCTGAACATGGTGCCCGAGGAGGCCCTGGGCCTGGGCTTTGCCGACTGGCCCGACGCCTCGCTGCCCGTGTTCGTGGCCATGATGTTCGGGGGCACGCTCGGGGGCAACGCCACGATCATCGGGGCCTCTTCCAACCTGGTGTGCGCGGGCGTGTGCGCCGCGCGGGGACGACCCGTGAGCTTCGCAGGGTTCATGCGCTACGGCGTGCCCGTCACGCTCTGCCAGCTGGCGGCCTCGGCCGCCTACATCTGGGCGCTCTCGAAGCTTGTCTGA
- a CDS encoding ABC transporter ATP-binding protein, with protein MSRVELRGVTRRFGKVTAVDALELDIAAGECFSLLGPSGCGKTTTLRMVAGFEDLDEGEIVVGGRTFSSKAANTYLPPEKRGFGMVFQAFAVWPHLSVRENVAFPLRLRRLPDAEIDRRTLEALAHTGLLDAAAGSPDDLSGGGKQRVALARALAINPGVMLLDEPLSSLDPHLREEMRFEIKDLQRIYGFTILYVTHDQSEAMALSDRILVMRAGVAEQVGTPLEVYTAPASRFVFGFIGLSNFLEVELSGGAARAGGEAFRPDAGPPAELSAAGRAVLASRPSEIAFVDEGGLPARVVRRTFLGESVDYGLRLPGGQELRVQAQRGAPGPREGEACRVAFRRPAWYPAQG; from the coding sequence ATGTCTCGCGTGGAACTTCGCGGCGTCACCAGACGCTTCGGCAAGGTGACGGCCGTGGATGCGCTCGAACTGGACATCGCCGCCGGGGAGTGCTTCTCCCTGCTCGGCCCCTCGGGCTGCGGCAAGACCACCACCCTGCGCATGGTGGCGGGCTTCGAGGACCTGGACGAGGGAGAGATCGTGGTGGGCGGCAGGACGTTCTCCTCCAAGGCCGCCAACACCTACCTCCCCCCCGAGAAGCGCGGCTTCGGCATGGTGTTCCAGGCCTTCGCCGTGTGGCCGCACCTCTCCGTGCGGGAGAACGTGGCCTTCCCCCTGCGCCTGCGCAGGCTCCCCGACGCCGAGATCGACAGGCGCACCCTTGAGGCCCTGGCCCACACGGGCCTGCTGGACGCGGCCGCAGGCAGCCCCGACGACCTTTCCGGCGGCGGCAAGCAGCGCGTGGCCCTGGCCCGCGCCCTGGCCATCAACCCCGGGGTGATGCTCCTGGACGAACCCCTCTCCAGCCTGGACCCCCACCTGCGGGAGGAGATGCGCTTCGAGATCAAGGACCTTCAGCGCATCTACGGTTTCACCATCCTCTACGTCACCCACGACCAGTCCGAGGCCATGGCCCTCTCGGACCGCATCCTGGTGATGCGCGCGGGCGTGGCAGAGCAGGTGGGCACGCCGCTGGAGGTCTACACCGCCCCGGCCAGCCGTTTCGTTTTCGGGTTCATCGGGCTCTCCAACTTCCTGGAGGTGGAGCTCTCCGGGGGGGCGGCCCGCGCCGGGGGCGAGGCCTTCCGGCCTGACGCCGGGCCTCCCGCAGAGCTTTCGGCGGCGGGACGCGCCGTGCTGGCCAGCCGACCCTCGGAAATCGCTTTCGTGGACGAGGGAGGTCTGCCCGCGCGGGTGGTCCGGCGCACCTTCCTGGGCGAGAGCGTGGACTACGGGCTGCGCCTCCCCGGCGGCCAGGAGTTGCGCGTGCAGGCGCAGCGCGGCGCGCCCGGCCCCCGCGAGGGCGAGGCCTGCCGCGTGGCGTTCCGGCGTCCGGCCTGGTACCCCGCGCAGGGCTAG